The following proteins come from a genomic window of Hymenobacter canadensis:
- a CDS encoding amidohydrolase codes for MPDLTVSFIQTSLQWHDPAANWKELQRHIDEISVATDLIVLPEMFTTGFSMDAAHLAETMEGPTVAWMRQLAAARNAVITGSIIIRDEAGQHYNRLLWVRPDGSLSYYNKRHLFSMAGEHTVYTAGHERLIEEWRGWRICPLVCYDLRFPVWSRNPMHEPYDLLLYVANWPAARRTAWMTLLRARAMENLAYTMGVNCVGIDGNSLAYAGDSALLDMRGEYLVEVGNQETGITRTLRRTDLEAFRERFPALKDADPFELLHPSAEMIRH; via the coding sequence ATGCCTGATTTAACCGTTTCTTTTATTCAGACCTCACTGCAGTGGCATGATCCGGCCGCCAACTGGAAAGAATTGCAGCGGCACATCGACGAAATATCGGTAGCCACCGACCTGATTGTGCTGCCGGAGATGTTCACAACCGGCTTCAGCATGGACGCCGCGCACCTGGCCGAAACCATGGAGGGCCCTACCGTAGCCTGGATGCGCCAGCTGGCCGCCGCCCGCAACGCCGTCATCACGGGCAGCATCATTATCCGCGACGAGGCCGGCCAGCATTACAATCGCCTGCTGTGGGTGCGCCCCGACGGCAGCCTGAGCTACTACAACAAGCGTCACCTGTTCTCGATGGCCGGCGAGCATACCGTGTACACGGCCGGCCATGAGCGCCTGATAGAAGAATGGCGCGGCTGGCGCATCTGCCCGCTTGTGTGCTACGATCTGCGCTTTCCGGTCTGGAGCCGCAACCCCATGCACGAGCCCTACGACCTGCTGCTGTACGTGGCCAATTGGCCGGCCGCCCGCCGCACCGCTTGGATGACGCTACTCCGGGCCCGGGCCATGGAAAATCTGGCCTACACCATGGGCGTGAACTGCGTGGGCATCGACGGCAACAGCCTGGCCTACGCCGGCGACTCGGCCCTGCTGGACATGCGCGGCGAGTATCTGGTGGAAGTCGGCAACCAGGAAACCGGCATCACGCGCACCCTGCGCCGCACCGATCTGGAGGCTTTCCGGGAGCGTTTTCCGGCCCTGAAGGACGCCGACCCCTTCGAGCTGCTGCATCCGTCAGCCGAAATGATTCGGCACTAG
- a CDS encoding T9SS type A sorting domain-containing protein — MFRRFILAAAVLTSFGWAGSATRATAQNTAFGFEFREVAKVVQGSDTLRNAWAGGLDSPQFSGIDLDADGRQDLFIFDRRTRRVLTYRNAAAPGGARRWQYAPELATLFPAGLRNWALLRDYDCDGRPDLFTSAENGADIRVFRNVAGAGGLPSFQLVTPQIRATLPGSTITVNINVGTNMPAITDLDGDGRLDILVASWENFRTIYHYQNTATDACGGLAFREVNDAWGNIRNCLGECGSYVFSATPVLCREARPQHSSSSSLTVMDLDGDGDQDALMGRDYCPELVSTLNEGTPQLARMTTANVSFPTAAAAIRIPFFPAGYVVDVTFDGRPDLLAAPNLFDNLDSVDTRRTVLLYENTGIGPAYNLQPRQTGFLQQDMLEVSSQAAPAFLDVDADGRLDLLVAGVKRLTPASPLVASVAHYRNTGTAARPVYQLVTEDYLGLSARKFGALRPTVADLNRDGAPDLVCAGYLAVGRQAFVGYYPNRALAGQPASFDRNDLRLISNLPNAPDDNATFFDVDNDGFLDLLYATNSTRTDLPGQALRYYRHSGSATPETAFVLANADFGQLRTAAGTRPANLSLVVSDFDGDGTPDLLTADASGQVRLFANLRAQSGIFIDRSSLFYNAAQARYDDGYLGTHSPNHFALAAADVNADGSPELFIGMEAGGVLAAATRNRVLSTRAAAAQALPLSVYPNPAAAAAAVETTQPSRLTLLDLTGRTVRTGATFSRRHQLDLRGLAAGVYVVRCETPAGQLGMQRLVVSE, encoded by the coding sequence ATGTTTCGACGGTTTATTCTCGCTGCTGCGGTGCTGACGAGCTTTGGCTGGGCCGGTTCGGCTACCCGGGCAACTGCGCAAAATACGGCTTTTGGCTTTGAGTTTCGGGAGGTGGCAAAAGTAGTGCAGGGCTCCGATACGCTCCGCAACGCCTGGGCCGGCGGCCTCGACTCACCCCAGTTTTCGGGCATCGACCTCGACGCCGACGGCCGGCAGGACCTGTTCATCTTCGACCGCCGTACGCGCCGGGTGCTTACCTACCGCAACGCCGCCGCGCCGGGCGGCGCGCGGCGCTGGCAGTATGCGCCCGAGCTGGCCACGCTGTTTCCGGCCGGTTTGCGCAACTGGGCCCTGCTGCGCGACTACGACTGCGACGGCCGCCCCGACCTGTTCACCTCCGCCGAGAACGGGGCCGATATCCGGGTGTTTCGCAACGTGGCCGGTGCCGGCGGGCTGCCGTCGTTTCAGCTGGTGACGCCCCAGATTCGGGCCACGCTGCCCGGCAGCACCATCACGGTTAACATCAACGTCGGTACCAACATGCCCGCCATTACGGACCTGGACGGCGACGGTCGACTCGATATTTTAGTGGCTAGCTGGGAGAATTTTCGCACCATCTATCACTACCAGAATACGGCCACTGACGCCTGCGGGGGACTGGCGTTCCGGGAAGTCAACGATGCCTGGGGCAACATTCGCAACTGCTTGGGCGAGTGCGGCTCCTATGTATTCAGTGCCACGCCGGTGCTATGCCGCGAGGCCCGGCCCCAGCATTCGTCTAGCAGCAGCCTCACAGTAATGGACCTCGACGGCGACGGCGACCAGGATGCGCTGATGGGCCGCGACTACTGCCCCGAGCTGGTATCGACCCTGAACGAGGGCACACCCCAGCTGGCCCGCATGACTACGGCCAATGTCAGCTTCCCCACGGCCGCGGCCGCCATCCGGATTCCGTTTTTTCCGGCCGGCTACGTGGTGGATGTCACCTTCGACGGCCGCCCCGACCTGCTGGCCGCCCCCAACCTGTTCGATAACCTCGACAGCGTGGATACGCGCCGCACGGTGCTGCTCTACGAGAATACCGGCATCGGCCCGGCCTACAATCTGCAGCCGCGGCAGACGGGTTTTCTGCAGCAGGATATGCTGGAAGTCAGCTCGCAGGCCGCGCCGGCTTTCCTGGACGTGGACGCCGACGGCCGGCTGGATCTGCTGGTGGCCGGGGTGAAGCGCCTGACGCCGGCCAGCCCGCTGGTGGCCTCGGTGGCGCACTACCGCAATACCGGCACTGCCGCCCGCCCCGTTTATCAGCTGGTTACGGAAGACTACCTGGGCTTATCGGCCCGTAAATTCGGGGCGCTGCGGCCTACGGTGGCTGACCTCAACCGTGACGGGGCGCCGGACCTGGTGTGTGCGGGCTACCTAGCCGTAGGGCGCCAGGCGTTTGTGGGCTACTACCCCAACCGCGCCCTCGCCGGGCAGCCCGCCAGCTTCGACCGTAACGACCTGCGCCTGATCAGCAACCTGCCCAACGCCCCCGACGACAACGCCACCTTCTTCGACGTGGATAACGACGGCTTCCTGGATCTGCTTTACGCCACCAACTCCACCCGTACGGATCTGCCCGGCCAGGCCCTGCGCTATTACCGCCACAGCGGCAGTGCTACGCCCGAAACGGCCTTTGTGCTGGCCAATGCCGACTTCGGCCAGCTGCGCACGGCGGCCGGCACGCGCCCCGCTAACCTCTCATTGGTAGTGTCCGACTTCGACGGCGACGGCACGCCCGATCTGCTGACGGCCGACGCCAGCGGCCAGGTGCGGCTGTTTGCCAACCTGCGCGCCCAGTCCGGTATTTTTATTGACCGGTCGAGCTTGTTCTACAACGCTGCCCAGGCCCGCTACGACGATGGCTACCTCGGCACGCACTCGCCCAACCACTTCGCCCTGGCCGCCGCCGACGTGAATGCCGACGGTAGCCCCGAGCTGTTTATCGGGATGGAAGCCGGAGGCGTGCTGGCGGCGGCCACCCGCAACCGGGTGCTGAGCACCCGGGCAGCAGCGGCGCAGGCCCTGCCGCTGAGCGTGTATCCTAACCCGGCCGCGGCGGCTGCCGCCGTCGAAACCACTCAGCCCTCCCGCCTGACGCTGCTCGATCTCACCGGCCGCACCGTGCGCACCGGGGCCACGTTCAGCCGCCGCCACCAGCTGGATTTGCGCGGGCTGGCTGCCGGCGTGTACGTAGTGCGCTGCGAAACCCCCGCTGGCCAGCTGGGCATGCAGCGGCTGGTCGTGAGTGAATAG
- a CDS encoding UDP-N-acetylmuramoyl-tripeptide--D-alanyl-D-alanine ligase, translating into MEDIEALYDRFRACTAVSTDSRQPQDGTLFFALNGPSFRGADFAPGALAQGAHHAVTDDAAQATHDPEHYTYAPDPLLALQALARHHRRQLIIPVLAITGSNGKTTTKELVHAVLSCRYNVQYTRGNLNNHIGVPLTLLSIRSGEHELAIVEMGANHQGEIALLCELAEPTHGLITNIGKAHLEGFGGQEGILKGKSELFRFLATVGGTAFLNTLDHRLAGLADLVPGHVTYPSPTDTYPATLLSAAPQVVLRLADGTVAEAHITGDYNFPNLAAAAAVGAYFEVPTQEVAAALAAYAPTNNRSQLVQTGRNEVVLDAYNANPSSMAAALRSFATRPGVSNAAKVVILGDMFELGDESLAEHQALGHLLAELPLGTVVLIGPDMARAAAVDPSFRYFASKPEAASWLQQQPLQGRQILIKGSRGMGLESLLKMV; encoded by the coding sequence ATGGAAGATATTGAGGCGCTCTACGACCGGTTTCGCGCCTGCACGGCCGTTAGCACCGACTCGCGGCAGCCGCAGGACGGAACCCTGTTTTTCGCCCTGAATGGCCCCAGTTTCCGCGGGGCCGACTTTGCCCCCGGGGCCCTGGCGCAGGGTGCCCACCACGCTGTCACGGACGATGCCGCCCAGGCCACGCACGACCCCGAGCACTACACCTACGCGCCCGACCCATTGCTAGCGCTGCAGGCGCTGGCGCGGCACCACCGCCGCCAGCTCATCATTCCGGTGCTGGCCATCACGGGCTCGAATGGCAAAACCACTACTAAGGAGCTGGTGCATGCCGTACTAAGTTGCCGCTACAACGTGCAGTACACCCGCGGCAACCTCAACAACCACATCGGCGTGCCGCTCACGCTGCTCAGCATCCGCAGCGGCGAGCATGAGTTGGCCATCGTGGAAATGGGGGCTAACCACCAGGGCGAAATTGCGCTGCTCTGCGAGCTGGCCGAGCCTACGCACGGCCTCATCACCAACATCGGCAAGGCCCACCTGGAGGGCTTTGGCGGGCAGGAGGGCATCCTGAAGGGCAAGTCGGAGCTGTTCCGGTTTCTGGCCACGGTGGGCGGCACGGCCTTCCTCAACACCCTCGACCACCGCCTGGCTGGCCTCGCCGACCTCGTGCCCGGCCACGTCACGTACCCCAGCCCCACCGACACCTACCCGGCCACCCTGCTCAGCGCCGCCCCGCAGGTAGTGTTGCGCCTCGCCGACGGCACCGTAGCCGAGGCTCACATCACCGGCGACTACAACTTCCCGAACCTGGCCGCCGCCGCCGCCGTGGGGGCTTATTTTGAGGTGCCGACCCAGGAGGTGGCCGCCGCGCTGGCCGCCTACGCGCCCACCAACAACCGCTCGCAGCTGGTGCAGACCGGCCGTAACGAAGTAGTGCTGGACGCTTACAACGCCAACCCCAGCAGCATGGCCGCCGCCCTGCGCAGCTTTGCCACCCGCCCCGGCGTGTCGAATGCGGCCAAGGTGGTGATTCTGGGGGATATGTTTGAGCTGGGCGACGAGAGCCTGGCCGAACACCAGGCGCTGGGCCACCTGCTGGCCGAGCTGCCCCTGGGCACCGTCGTGCTCATCGGCCCCGACATGGCCCGCGCCGCCGCCGTCGATCCATCGTTCCGATATTTCGCTTCCAAGCCCGAGGCGGCCAGCTGGCTGCAGCAGCAGCCCCTGCAGGGCCGCCAGATTCTCATCAAAGGCTCCCGCGGCATGGGCCTGGAAAGCCTGCTGAAAATGGTGTAG
- the rfbC gene encoding dTDP-4-dehydrorhamnose 3,5-epimerase, translating into MEFKYFDIAGTVEILPRVFGDIRGAFFESFSERRLAEAGISGEWVQDNQSRSDRGVVRGLHFQKPPFAQAKLVRVAAGRALDVIVDIRRDSPTYGQHLSVELDSERFNMLYVPVGFAHGFTALEDNTLFLYKCTNYYAPESEGGLLWNDPALGIDWGVQNPTISAKDQVLPTLAGFNSPF; encoded by the coding sequence ATGGAGTTTAAGTATTTTGATATTGCCGGGACGGTGGAAATCCTGCCGCGCGTATTCGGGGATATTCGGGGCGCCTTTTTCGAGTCGTTCAGCGAGCGGCGGCTGGCCGAAGCCGGCATCAGCGGCGAGTGGGTGCAGGACAACCAGTCGCGCTCCGACCGGGGCGTGGTGCGGGGCCTGCACTTCCAGAAGCCGCCCTTCGCCCAGGCCAAGCTGGTGCGCGTGGCCGCCGGCCGGGCCCTCGACGTAATCGTGGATATCCGCCGAGACTCGCCCACTTACGGCCAGCATTTGTCGGTGGAGCTGGACTCAGAGCGCTTCAATATGCTGTATGTGCCCGTAGGCTTCGCGCACGGCTTCACGGCCCTCGAAGACAACACGCTATTCCTGTACAAGTGCACGAACTACTACGCCCCGGAGTCGGAAGGCGGCCTGCTCTGGAACGACCCCGCGCTGGGCATCGACTGGGGCGTGCAAAACCCCACCATCTCCGCCAAAGACCAGGTGCTGCCCACCCTGGCCGGGTTTAACTCTCCGTTTTAA
- a CDS encoding glycosyltransferase family 4 protein has protein sequence MRVALVINTSWNIWNFRRSLVKALQDAGHEVLAIAPPDAYSERLETELGCRYVPILMENKGTNPVKDALLTRRFYTIYKREKPDVVLHYTIKPNIYGTLAAKLAGIPSVNNVSGLGTVFIVKNLVSQVALGLYRFAFRFPRKVFFQNDDDRQLFLQHQLVQPAITDLLPGSGVATDKFRPAATFRRNTPFVFLMIARVLYEKGVEEYFEAARLVREAVPGTRVQLLGGVDESGGVGVKRAVFEQWLQAGHVEYLGTSDNVAAQIREADCVVLPSYREGTPKTLLEAAAMAKPIVTTDVPGCRETVVDGQNGLLCEVRNAADLAAKMLQILRLPAAELEQMGRAGRHLAETKFDERIVLDKYLREVAAVGKR, from the coding sequence ATGCGCGTTGCCCTGGTCATCAATACAAGCTGGAACATCTGGAACTTCCGCCGCAGCCTGGTAAAAGCGCTGCAGGACGCCGGGCACGAGGTGCTGGCCATTGCCCCGCCGGATGCCTACTCCGAGCGCCTCGAAACCGAGCTGGGCTGCCGCTACGTGCCCATCCTGATGGAAAACAAGGGCACCAACCCTGTAAAAGATGCCTTGCTTACGCGCCGCTTCTACACTATCTATAAGCGCGAAAAACCCGATGTAGTGCTGCACTACACCATCAAGCCCAACATCTACGGCACGCTGGCCGCTAAGCTGGCCGGCATCCCGAGCGTGAACAACGTGAGCGGGCTGGGCACGGTGTTTATTGTGAAAAACCTGGTGAGCCAGGTGGCGCTGGGCCTCTACCGCTTCGCGTTCCGGTTTCCACGCAAGGTGTTTTTCCAGAACGACGACGACCGGCAGCTGTTTCTGCAGCATCAGTTGGTGCAGCCCGCCATTACGGATCTGCTGCCCGGCTCCGGCGTGGCTACCGACAAGTTCCGGCCCGCCGCCACGTTCCGGCGCAACACGCCTTTCGTGTTCCTGATGATTGCGCGCGTGCTCTACGAAAAGGGCGTGGAAGAGTATTTCGAGGCCGCCCGCCTGGTGCGCGAAGCCGTGCCCGGCACGCGGGTGCAGCTGCTGGGCGGCGTGGATGAAAGCGGCGGCGTGGGCGTGAAGCGCGCCGTGTTTGAGCAGTGGCTGCAGGCCGGCCACGTCGAGTACCTGGGCACCTCCGACAACGTGGCCGCCCAGATCCGGGAGGCCGATTGCGTGGTGCTGCCCAGCTACCGCGAAGGCACGCCCAAAACCCTGCTCGAAGCCGCCGCCATGGCCAAGCCCATCGTCACGACGGACGTGCCCGGCTGCCGCGAAACCGTGGTGGACGGCCAGAACGGCCTGCTCTGCGAAGTGCGCAACGCCGCCGACCTGGCCGCCAAGATGCTGCAGATCCTGCGCCTGCCTGCCGCCGAGCTGGAGCAGATGGGCCGCGCCGGCCGCCACCTCGCCGAAACCAAGTTCGACGAGCGGATTGTGCTGGACAAGTATCTGCGTGAAGTAGCCGCCGTAGGAAAACGGTAA
- a CDS encoding c-type cytochrome has product MLNIVLWRLHAVVVVLTLLFFLYKLLLLLTDRQEQLRRLRARTRWADSLLLGAGLLTFAAAYVTYTGPKIPWAWVRAVFLMIVALGFVRALRQERRGAARLFLLGLVVSYGLHTYSALVIQGQQQPNVLRQALLGEAPNAAALSGTIPTAAGLPETTATPDADVPIEAASAGLSDADAATIASASDEASATSANPELAAGQALFTKNCVVCHGPDGQRGLNGAHDLTKSNLNTAGRVYLVTNGLGKMPAFQGKLTDAQIQQVVAYSLTLR; this is encoded by the coding sequence ATGCTGAATATCGTTTTGTGGCGGCTGCACGCCGTTGTGGTGGTGCTGACGCTGTTGTTTTTCCTCTACAAGCTGCTGCTGCTGCTCACGGACCGCCAGGAACAGCTGCGCCGCCTGCGCGCCCGCACCCGCTGGGCCGACAGCCTGCTGCTGGGTGCCGGCCTGCTCACGTTTGCAGCCGCCTACGTCACCTACACGGGTCCCAAAATACCGTGGGCCTGGGTCAGGGCGGTGTTTTTAATGATTGTTGCCCTGGGCTTTGTCCGGGCACTACGGCAAGAGCGCCGGGGGGCAGCCCGCCTCTTCCTGCTGGGCTTGGTAGTCAGCTACGGCCTTCATACGTACAGCGCGCTCGTCATTCAGGGGCAGCAGCAGCCCAACGTGCTGCGGCAGGCGCTGCTGGGAGAAGCTCCTAATGCGGCGGCTTTGTCGGGCACTATACCCACCGCCGCCGGCCTGCCGGAAACCACCGCCACGCCCGACGCCGACGTGCCCATCGAAGCTGCCTCAGCCGGCCTGTCCGATGCCGACGCAGCTACCATTGCCAGCGCCTCTGACGAAGCTTCCGCTACCAGTGCTAATCCGGAACTGGCAGCCGGGCAGGCCCTGTTTACAAAGAACTGCGTAGTATGCCACGGGCCCGACGGCCAGCGCGGCCTCAACGGCGCCCACGACCTCACCAAAAGCAACCTCAACACCGCCGGCCGCGTGTACCTCGTCACCAATGGGCTCGGCAAAATGCCGGCCTTCCAGGGCAAGCTCACCGACGCGCAAATCCAGCAGGTAGTGGCCTATTCGCTCACGCTGCGGTAG
- the hflX gene encoding GTPase HflX: MAKKSNSGGRQQTNSTRHPGAVDSAKGRAGRILAKGNKDATYETAVEEETAVLVAVPDKRQADARTQEYLDELAFLAETAGVTVTKRFVQRLDKPDIRTFVGEGKLEEIKAYVQHSGTNVVIFDDDLSPSQLRNLEAELKVKIVDRSLLIIDIFARRAKSATARTQVELAQYQYLLPRLTGLWTHLDKQRGGGVSQRGPGETEIETDRRVVRERIDFLKEKLKDLDKQSHTQRKSRGGVVRVALVGYTNVGKSTIMNLLSRSDVFAENKLFATVDSTVRKIVFDNVPFLLSDTVGFIRKLPTRLIESFKSTLDEIREADLLIHVVDISHPTFEEQMEVVNATLKDIEAADKPMLLVFNKIDQYRADAPADAVPDFEGMNLDEDLPVRPSLAQLQDTYMAKLHDPVIFISAQERENIDELRALITRHVGKIHMERYPNFVPGFSVEE; encoded by the coding sequence ATGGCCAAGAAATCCAACTCCGGCGGCCGCCAGCAAACCAACAGCACCCGCCACCCCGGCGCCGTCGACAGCGCCAAGGGCCGCGCTGGCCGCATCCTGGCCAAAGGCAACAAAGACGCCACCTACGAAACCGCCGTGGAGGAAGAAACCGCCGTGCTGGTGGCCGTGCCCGACAAGCGCCAGGCCGACGCCCGCACCCAGGAATACCTCGACGAGCTGGCCTTCCTGGCCGAAACGGCCGGCGTTACGGTCACCAAGCGCTTCGTGCAGCGCCTCGACAAGCCCGACATCCGCACGTTTGTGGGCGAAGGCAAGCTTGAGGAAATCAAGGCCTACGTGCAGCACTCCGGCACCAACGTCGTCATCTTCGACGACGACCTCTCGCCTTCGCAATTGCGCAACCTGGAGGCCGAGCTGAAGGTGAAAATCGTGGACCGCTCCCTGCTCATCATCGACATCTTCGCCCGCCGGGCCAAGTCGGCCACGGCGCGCACGCAGGTGGAGCTGGCGCAGTACCAGTACCTGCTGCCCCGCCTCACCGGCCTCTGGACTCACCTGGACAAGCAGCGCGGCGGTGGCGTCAGCCAGCGGGGCCCGGGCGAAACCGAGATTGAAACTGACCGCCGCGTGGTGCGCGAGCGGATCGACTTCCTGAAGGAAAAGCTCAAGGACCTCGACAAGCAAAGCCACACCCAGCGCAAAAGCCGCGGTGGCGTGGTGCGGGTGGCGCTGGTGGGCTACACCAACGTGGGCAAAAGCACCATTATGAACCTGCTGAGCCGCTCCGACGTGTTTGCCGAAAACAAGCTGTTTGCCACCGTCGATTCCACGGTGCGCAAAATCGTGTTCGACAACGTGCCGTTTCTTCTCTCCGACACCGTGGGGTTTATCCGCAAGCTGCCCACCCGCCTGATTGAGAGCTTCAAGAGCACCCTCGACGAAATCCGGGAAGCCGACCTGCTGATTCACGTTGTGGACATCTCGCACCCCACCTTCGAGGAGCAGATGGAGGTGGTGAATGCCACGCTCAAGGACATCGAGGCCGCCGACAAGCCCATGCTGCTCGTCTTCAACAAGATTGACCAGTACCGCGCCGATGCCCCCGCCGACGCCGTGCCCGATTTCGAGGGCATGAACCTCGACGAAGACCTGCCCGTGCGCCCTTCGCTAGCCCAGCTGCAGGATACGTACATGGCCAAGCTCCACGACCCGGTGATTTTCATCTCGGCGCAGGAGCGTGAAAATATCGATGAGCTGCGCGCCCTCATCACGCGCCACGTGGGCAAGATTCATATGGAGCGCTACCCCAATTTCGTGCCCGGCTTCAGCGTAGAGGAATAG
- a CDS encoding M43 family zinc metalloprotease yields MKKNVYSLALAFLGLTSAAFAQDFRQGNLDLAPAGRSCAAMEVLAAQMQADPSLAQRMANVEAQTRAFEKSPVFSRATAGIVTIPVVVHVVYKTAAENVSTAQVQAQIDVLNKDFAKMNADASLVPAAFSGLAANTNIQFVLAKRDPNGNATTGIVRTLTKTTSWSSNDAVKNAKRGGSNAWPTSAYLNLWVCNLGQGLLGYAQFPGGTASTDGVVVLYSSLPGGTSRPYDKGRTATHEVGHWLNLRHIWGDASCGNDLVSDTPTQQAANYGCPSYPKVSCSNQGDMSMNYMDYTDDACMYMFSTGQSTRMNALFAAGGARASLATSLGGTALRQSASVVEAQSKVRLFPNPATQTLNVSVPAEQFGSWSVKVYDLRGYEMKQVSYDNQGHIGVAGLPQGLYQAVLTDGSQTIRQRFEKE; encoded by the coding sequence ATGAAGAAAAACGTTTACTCGCTCGCCCTTGCCTTTCTTGGCCTGACTTCCGCTGCCTTCGCGCAGGATTTCCGTCAAGGCAATCTGGATTTAGCCCCAGCCGGCCGCTCATGCGCCGCTATGGAAGTGTTGGCCGCTCAGATGCAGGCCGACCCCAGCCTGGCCCAGCGCATGGCCAACGTGGAAGCTCAGACCCGCGCCTTCGAGAAGTCGCCGGTGTTCAGCCGCGCCACGGCCGGCATAGTTACGATTCCAGTAGTGGTGCACGTGGTATACAAGACGGCCGCCGAGAATGTATCGACAGCCCAGGTGCAGGCCCAGATTGACGTGCTGAATAAGGACTTCGCAAAGATGAACGCCGATGCCAGCCTCGTGCCGGCGGCTTTCTCTGGCCTAGCGGCTAACACCAACATCCAGTTTGTGCTGGCCAAGCGCGACCCGAACGGCAACGCCACCACCGGCATTGTGCGGACGCTCACCAAAACCACTTCCTGGAGCAGCAACGACGCCGTGAAGAACGCCAAGCGCGGCGGCTCGAATGCCTGGCCTACCAGCGCTTACCTCAACCTGTGGGTATGCAACCTGGGTCAGGGCCTGCTCGGCTACGCTCAGTTCCCGGGTGGTACCGCCAGCACCGATGGCGTGGTGGTATTGTACTCGTCGCTGCCCGGCGGCACCTCGCGCCCCTACGACAAAGGCCGCACGGCCACGCACGAAGTGGGCCACTGGCTGAACCTGCGCCACATCTGGGGTGATGCCAGCTGCGGCAACGACCTGGTGAGCGACACGCCCACCCAGCAGGCGGCCAACTACGGCTGCCCCAGCTACCCTAAGGTGTCGTGCTCCAACCAGGGCGACATGAGCATGAACTACATGGATTACACCGACGACGCCTGCATGTACATGTTTTCCACCGGCCAGAGCACCCGCATGAACGCGCTGTTCGCCGCTGGTGGAGCCCGCGCTTCGCTCGCCACGTCGTTGGGCGGCACGGCCCTGCGCCAGTCGGCCAGCGTGGTGGAGGCCCAGAGCAAGGTGCGCCTGTTCCCAAACCCCGCCACCCAGACGCTGAACGTGTCGGTACCAGCCGAGCAGTTCGGTAGCTGGAGCGTGAAGGTGTACGACCTGCGCGGCTACGAAATGAAGCAGGTGAGCTACGACAACCAGGGCCATATCGGTGTAGCCGGTCTGCCGCAGGGCCTATACCAGGCGGTACTGACCGACGGCAGCCAAACGATTCGCCAGCGTTTTGAGAAAGAATAG